Proteins found in one Apostichopus japonicus isolate 1M-3 chromosome 16, ASM3797524v1, whole genome shotgun sequence genomic segment:
- the LOC139982417 gene encoding solute carrier family 35 member G1-like, whose amino-acid sequence MSLEATPSRNVLLNVLNNLRTMEPISSLINCREGSLWIAMAVVLQAGQILLISEVTHSIGAFEASFVRSSFLLCTLLFISWRNSETYGFIELVNYILTGLGDSLYIVLAALASNYIWVGDCSAIVLNQPIPSAILACIILGEAMDKTDSVLVFLNACGLVLVSKPSFLFPQSDEIAEPPPTTQPFVGILLASGSLASTVTATLSTRSLAYRNTEDPFLIGTMAALHGIVLSCLGLVITSSSFTLPHNASEWLLTLLLGICGTGALCCYAKSLESEEVLTVTVFMTLGIPLNHMFDLIFLDREIDWWKLGGIVLIIASTFAMYIKSKLR is encoded by the coding sequence ATGTCGTTAGAGGCGACACCATCCAGGAACGTGTTACTGAATGTCTTAAACAATCTGCGTACCATGGAGCCGATTTCGTCATTAATAAATTGTAGAGAGGGATCACTATGGATAGCGATGGCGGTTGTTCTACAGGCTGGACAAATTCTGTTGATATCAGAGGTTACCCATTCCATAGGTGCATTTGAAGCGTCCTTCGTTCGAAGTAGCTTCTTGCTGTGTACTCTATTGTTCATTTCATGGCGGAATAGTGAAACGTACGGTTTTATCGAATTAGTAAACTATATCTTAACTGGACTTGGTGATTCATTATACATTGTGCTTGCTGCTTTAGCCTCTAATTATATTTGGGTAGGTGATTGTTCAGCTATCGTATTGAACCAGCCGATACCATCTGCGATCTTAGCCTGCATCATTCTCGGTGAAGCTATGGACAAAACAGATAGCGTCCTGGTATTTCTGAATGCATGTGGATTGGTCCTTGTCTCCAAACCATCCTTCCTTTTCCCACAAAGCGACGAAATTGCTGAGCCACCACCAACAACCCAGCCTTTCGTCGGTATTCTTCTTGCCAGCGGGTCTTTAGCGTCAACTGTAACTGCTACACTTTCTACTCGATCTTTGGCATACAGAAATACTGAAGATCCGTTTCTAATTGGAACAATGGCGGCCCTTCATGGTATCGTACTATCCTGTTTGGGTTTAGTAATTACATCATCGTCTTTCACTCTACCACACAATGCGAGCGAATGGCTGCTTACGCTTTTATTAGGCATATGTGGCACTGGTGCGTTGTGTTGTTATGCCAAGTCACTCGAATCTGAAGAGGTTTTGACAGTTACTGTTTTCATGACGTTAGGTATTCCGCTGAATCACATGTTCGATTTGATCTTCCTAGATCGAGAGATAGATTGGTGGAAATTAGGTGGCATTGTCTTGATCATAGCATCGACTTTTGCAATGTATATCAAATCTAAATTAAGGTAA